From the genome of Nitrosomonas sp. Is79A3:
GCTTGGCAAAAAGATTCATGCCAATATGGCTATAACCGGCATCAGTTAATCGCGCAATTGCAAACAATAGCATCTCAAGCCGGGTTTCTGTATCGGGCAAATCTTCTTGATTGATATTTCGCTGGGGTTTGAATTTTTCTGGCAAGTGCAGATAATTTAATAAATTTATTTGATTTGGACACGCAGAAATGATTCTTCCCAAGGTGTATTCAAACTTCTTTACAGTTTGTTTTGGTAATCCGTAAATCAGTTCAATTCGGACCGTTTTAAAACCGGCATGTTGCGCGTTACGTATAGCACACAACGTGGTATCTTCTGTTTGCAAGCGTTGTAAGGATTGCTGCACCAGATGATCAAAGTCCTGAACACCAATAATTGCGCAATTAAATCCCATTTCTTTCAATGACTGCAGCGAAACATGCGTAATTTGCCGTGAATCGATCTCTATGCAATATTCTCCCTCTTCTACCAAATTAAAATTTTGGCGGACTTCTTTCATAATGTCCCTTAACTGAGCAGCACTCAGGAGAGTCGGGGTACCTCCCCCAAAATATAATTGCTCAACCTTCGGGTCGTCTTTGAGAAATTGCCCTTGAAGTCTTATTTCGCGTACCAAGTAATCAAGATATATTTTTATGTCATCATCATCGGGAATGATCTGATTAAAATGGCAATAAAAACATAAAGAAGTGCAAAATGGAATATGCACATATAACGATAAGGGTCGGCGAAAGTGTCCGGATTTGCGATTGCCCAACCAAGATGAATAGGTATGCGCATCAAATGCTTCAACAAAATAATCTGCGCCCGGATACAGACGATAGTCAGAATAATGGCCTCCAAAACGGCGAATAAGATCTGAATTGATTGCAAGCGAATCAGAAGATAGGCCGGAAAAAAACAATGGATGCACCGGGAATCTCACTTTGTGAAGAATGTAACCAAAAGAAAATTGCATTGAAATAACATCAAGCGCCGACCACCCCACTCAATCACACATTTTTTAACAATGCAATTTCAAAAAAGAATATCCACTTATTGATAATACCGGTAAAATTGTAATTGAATCCAAATTATAGATTTTGATTCAGATCAATCAAGGCGTTGAAATGTAATTCTCTACAAATGTAATTCCCTATATTTGGAAAATACTTTGCTTCACGATACCTCACTACATAATCATCTTGATATCTCACACATAAGGTCAAGCTGTGCCTCTTGTAGTTTGCGTGAATTATGTTTACCGGTTGGTCTTAATGATCATGAAATTCAGGTTCTTGGAGATGTAGTCAGTCATAAACGTAAGATTCAGCGAGGCGGGTACCTGCATCGCACAGGCGCAAAGTTCCAATCGCTATTTGCAATTCGTAGCGGATTTCTAAAGACCTGCGTACTTGAACAAGATGGACGGCAGCAAGTTACTGGTTTTCATATGACTGGAGAATTGCTCGGTTTGGATGCCATCAGCACTGACACGCATACATGTGATGCTATTGCTCTTGAAGATAGCGAAGTATGTGAAATTCCCTTTGCGAAATTAGAAGAAATTAGCCGCGTTATTCCATCCCTTATGCGCCATTTTCATAAAATTATGAGTCGTGAAATAGTGCGGGATCATGGCGTTATGCTGTTATTAGGCAGCATGAAAGCTGAAGAACGCTTAGCAACTTTTCTGCTGAATTTATCGCGCCGCTTTCTAGTGCGCGGTTATTCCGAGTCCGATTTCAATCTACGCATGACTCGCGAAGAAATTGGCAGCTATCTTGGCCTTAAGCTAGAAACCGTTAGCCGTGCTTTCTCTAAACTGCAAGATGAAAATATTATTACCGTTGATAATAAACATATCCAAATAAACGATATTGCCCGCTTAAGAATGAAAATGGGAAACTCATCCTGTGCTACTTGAAAATTGCCAACACCGTCCGAAACCATAATAATCGCCTTCGATCACGCCCGGTATTACAGCAGAAACATACTTCCTCACAATACAAACATCATCCGCATCTCTTTACCCAGTTTCTTGTCAGCTTGAGTAAGCATAAGAAAGTGCTATAATATAAAGATAATTTGACTATCTACTTGAGAGTGCATGATATGCAGGTCAAATTAAATACGCACATTTGTCTAAAAGCTCTAAACGCAATGTAAAGAGGCTGTGAGATGAATGGAGGCTCAATCCTAATGGAGAAATAATTAATGTCAGTAACTATGCGTCAAATGCTGGAAGCAGGTGTTCATTTTGGGCATCAAACACGCTTCTGGAATCCGAAGATGGCGCCCTATATCTATGGCCATCGAAATAAAATCCATATCATCAATCTAGAAAAGACCCTGGTGATGTATGAAGAGGCCATGAAATACGTACGCCAATTATCAGCAAACAAAGGGGTTATCTTATTTGTTGGCACCAAACGGCAAGCACGCGATATTGTGCGCGAGGAAGCAACGCGATGCGGATCCCCCTATGTGGATCAACGCTGGCTAGGTGGAATGCTAACTAATTTTAAAACCATCAAACAATCTATTAAGCGCTTACAAGATATGGAAACAATGGTTCAAGACGGAACATTGGATAAGCTTGTAAAAAAAGAAGCACTTGATCTTCATCGAGAATTGGATAAGCTCAATAGCAGTTTAGGTGGCATTAAAGATATGAAAGGGCTGCCGGATGCGTTATTTGTAATAGATGTTGGATATCAGAAAGGCGCTATTACAGAAGCCAAGAAGCTTGGCATTCCGGTAATTGGTGTTATCGACACCAATCATAATCCAGATGGTTTGCAATACCTGATTCCTGGAAATGATGATTCAAGCCGGGCAATACGTTTATATGCTCGTGGCGTAGCCGATGCTGTTCTGGAAGGACGTAATCAGTCTATTCAGGAAATTGTTGAAATGAGTGCGGAAGCCGAATAAAACTAGGATCATTCTGCGTTTGTATTGGCATACTGGCAGCTATAGATTAATAATCAGTTAAATATATAATTTATCTGATTATTATACAAAAAGCCTCTACGATAAGCGCATCTTCGTTTTAAAAAATATCTATATCCTATTCATAAACTAAATTTTGTACCTGGAGTAAATATGGCGGATATTACCGCAAGCATGGTAAAAGAATTGCGCGAGATGACTGGGCTTGGCATGATGGAATGCAAAAAGGCCTTGACAGAGACTGACGGTGATATGAAAGCGGCTGAAGATCTGTTAAGAATCAAAAGCGGTGCGAAGGCAAGCAAGGCGGCCGGACGGATCGCAGCCGAAGGTGTAATCGGTGCCTATGTCTCGGCGGATGGTCAATGCGGTGCGCTGGTTGAAGTTAATTGCGAGACAGATTTCGTTGCCAGGAACGAGGACATTATTGATTTTTCCAAGAAACTGGCTGAGCTTATCGCAACAAAAAACTTGACCGAAATTACGGCACTCAGCGATGCGTCGTTATCAAGTGGCGAAACTGTTGAGACAGTTCGTAAAGCGTTGATCATGAAATTGGGCGAGAACATCAGTATCCGCCGTTGCGGGCGTCATGCTACAAAGGGCCGGCTGGCCTATTATCTCCATGGAACCAAGATTGGTGTGATGGTAGATTATAGCGGTGGTGATGAAACGTTAGGCAAGGATATAGCTATGCATATTGCCGCAAGTAAGCCTATGTGTGTATCACAAGAACAGGTATCTGCAGATGTATTGGCACATGAACGCCAGATTTTCACAGCTCAGGCTGCTGAAAGCGGGAAACCAGCAAATATTATTGAGAAAATGGTTGATGGCCGCATTGCAAAATATCTTGCCGAAATAACCTTATTAGGCCAGCCCTTCGTTAAAGATCCGGAACTTACTATAGAAAAATTATTGGCAAAGAAATCTGCCAAAGTAAATGGTTTTACAATGTTTGTTGTCGGCGAAGGAATTGAAAAGAAATCTGAAAATTTTGCAGAAGAAGTAAAAGCACAGATGGAACAGGCCAAATAAAACAAGCTTCCACAACCTAAAATACAATCAATGACCACCGTTACTTATAAACGTATTTTGCTAAAGCTATCCGGTGAAGCTCTGATGGGTGAAGACCAGTATGGCATTAACCATACCGTAATGGGAAGAATTGTTGCTGAAATTGAAGAAATTAGCAAACTGGGCGTTGAAATTGCCATTGTTGTAGGTGGCGGGAATATCTTTCGCGGTATGAAATCAGCTAACGACGGACTTGAACGCGTTACCGCTGATTATATGGGTATGTTAGCCACCGTGATGAATGCTTTGGCACTGCAAGATGCCATGAAACTGGTTGGACTGGTACCGCGCATTCAATCTGCTTTGCGAATTGAACAAGTGGTAGAGCCTTATATCCGCGGACGAGCAATGCGTTATCTAAAAGACGGCAGGATTGTGATTTTTGCAGCAGGAACCGGAAATCCTTTTTTTACTACCGATACCGCAGCTGCTCTACGTGGCATGGAAATGAATGTGGATATCATGCTTAAAGCAACAAAGGTGGATGGCATTTATACCAGTGACCCGAAAATTGATTCTGATGCGACTCGTTTCCAGAAATTATCTTTTGATGAAGCTATCTCCAAGAATTTACAAGTAATGGATGCAACGGCATTAACATTATGCCGTGATCAGAAATTACCATTAAATGTATTTAGTATTTTCAAAGCCGGGGCTCTAAAACGTATAATAATGGGAGAAGAGGAAGGGACCTTGGTAACTGTCTGATTCAAATATAGTTAGCTTCCTGAAAATAGATGCAAAAGGAATGGATATTATGATTGCCGATGTAAAAAAGTCTGCTGAACTGAAAATGCAAAAAAGCCTGGAAGCATTAAAAGTAGATTTGAGTAAAGTCAGAAGTGGCCGGGCTCATACTGGCCTATTGGATCATATCACAGTAGATTATTACGGTGCGCAAACTCCAATTAACCAATTAGCAAATATCAATCTAATTGATGCACGCACGATTGGCGTTATCCCTTGGGAAAAGAAAATAGCCAATGCAGTTGAAAAAGCGATTCGTGAATCTGACCTGGGTTTAAATCCGATGCCGGTTGGTGAAACAATTCGCGTGCCAATGCCGGCTCTCACTGAAGAGCGGCGACGTGATCTTATCAAAGTGGTAAAACATGAAGCAGAAGCCGTCCGTGTTGCGATGCGCAATATTCGCCGCGATGCGAATGCACACTTGAAAGAATTATTAAAGTCCAAAGAAATTTCTGAAGATGATGAACGCCGTGGCCAGGACGAGATTCAGAAGCTTACTGACCGCTATATCACCGAGATCGATAAAGTTTTACAAGTTAAGGAAGCCGAATTGATGGCTGTTTGATATGCCTCAAGGCCCGAGTTCAACCCGAGAAATACCTGAAACAGGATCAATACCGGATCATATCGCCATTATCATGGATGGTAATGGCCGTTGGGCTCAAAACCGCTATATGCCCCGTATTGCCGGACATAAACAAGGGGTTGAAACGGTGCGTGGTGTGATAAAAGCTTGCATAGAACGCAACATTTCTTACCTCACTTTATTCGCTTTTAGCAGTGAAAACTGGCGCCGCCCTACTGATGAAATTGCCTCTTTGATGCAACTTTTTCTTGGTGCTTTAGAACAAGAAATTACTAAGCTACATGAAAATGGCATTTGTTTTAAAGTAATCGGTGATTTATCCAAGTTTGAGCCTAAAATCATAGAATTCATTCAGATCGGCGAGCAACTAACTGCCAATAATACACGTCTTACATTTACTATTGCGGCCAACTACGGCGGCCGCTGGGATATCATGCAAGCCATGCAAAAAATGATGGCTCAATCAGCGAGCTTGCCACTTAACTTTGAAGAAGAAAATCTGGCGCAATATCTCTCCATGAGCTATGCTCCTGAGCCGGATTTATTTATTCGCACGGGTGGAGAGTGTCGGATCAGTAATTTTTTATTATGGCAGCTTGCTTATACTGAATTGTATTTCACCAATACACTATGGCCTGACTTTGACGAGCATGAACTTGAGTTAGCTATTCAATCGTATCAGCAGCGGGAACGCCGGTTTGGTCGCACGAGCGAGCAACTTCAAATGGCAATATCTGCTAAAGGTTAAGAAGATTATTTTAAATGCTTAAAGCCCGCATCCTCACTGCAATTGTAGTATTGCCTTTATTTCTCTCGGCATTATTTTTCCTGCAAAACATTTTTTGGGCTACTTTCTTACTCGCACTAGCGGTTATCGGTTCCCGCGAATGGAGTCAATTAGCCAGACTTTCTGTCAGAAAGACGATACTTTTTATGTTACTCACGGCTTTGGTGGGTGGAGAATTATTGTTTCAATTAAGTGAATCAGTAAAAATCGATGCCTATTCGTCAGATCCAATGTGGGTATATATTTTGTCGGCTGCATTTTGGCTAGTAGGTGCACCGCTATATCTTAAGCAACTCTATGTTGTTAAAAACCCATACATCTGGATGCTAATCGGCTGGATACTGTTGCTACCAACCTGTCTTGCTCTCTATCAGTTACGCACTATCAGCCCATTGCTTTTACTAGGTTTTATGGCGACCATTTGGATCTCGGATACCGCCGCTTATTTTACCGGACGATCGTTTGGCAAGCACAAACTTGCACCCACTATTAGTCCGAATAAAACTTGGGAGGGTGTAGCCGGTGCTTTAATTGCGGTATTGGTTTATGGCTTGGTTTGGGATTATTGGCTTAATGAAGAATCTTTAGCTTTAACGTTGATACCCTTGCTGTTATTTATGGCCATATTGGGTATCATTGGCGATTTGTACGAATCATTGATAAAACGTCATGCTAATGTGAAGGATAGCGGAAATATTTTGCCAGGGCATGGTGGAATATTGGATCGGATCGATGCTTTGACTTCTTCACTGCCATTCGCCATATTGGCTTTACTTATTTTTTATTCGCCCGCTTAATGAAAACCATCCGCCAAATAACTATACTCGGCTCCACCGGCAGCATTGGAGAGAGCACACTGGATGTCATAGCACGCCATCCTGACCGTTTTCAGGCATTTGCGCTAACAGCCAATAAAAATGTTGAAAAAATGTTGTCACAATGCCAACGCTTCCAGCCGCGTTATGCGGTAATGCTGGATATGAAAAGTGCGGAGCAATTGACCAGCGCAATTCAAGCAGCCAGGATAGATACGGAAGTATTATCTGGTATTGAGTCATTGGAAAGGGTAGCTTCTCTTCCAGAAGTGGATGCTGTGATGGCAGCAATTGTTGGAGCTGCCGGTATCCGTCCAACCTTTGCAGCGGCTCGAACCGGAAAACTTGTATTGCTCGCCAATAAAGAAACTCTGGTTATGGCCGGGCGTATTTTCATAGATCTGGTAAAAAAGCACAACGCCACACTGCTGCCCATTGATAGCGAGCATAATGCGATTTATCAATCTCTGCCGCATCATTTCAATGGTAACTTGGCTGCGGCAGGCATCAGCCGCATACTGCTCACTGCTTCGGGCGGACCATTTCGATGCGCGCCGTTAGCATCGTTAGAGAAAGTGACTCCAGAACAGGCTTGTGCGCATCCGAATTGGGATATGGGGCAAAAAATTTCTGTTGATTCTGCCACCATGATGAATAAAGGATTGGAAGTAATTGAAGCGCATTGGTTGTTTGACGCACCTCCGGACAATATTCAGGTTGTAATTCATCCCCAAAGTGTAATCCACTCGATGGTTGCCTATGTCGATGGTTCAGTCATAGCGCAATTGGGCAACCCTGATATGCGTACGCCGATTGCGCACGCGATGGGTTATCCCGATCGGATAGCAAGCGGAGTATCCGCTTTAGATATGTTCAAAGTGGCGCATCTTGATTTTGAAGAACCTGATTTTGAAAGATTCCCATGCCTGGGATTAGCCTACCAAGCGCTTGCCGCGGGCGGGAATATGCCTGCAGTTCTCAATGCCGCAAATGAGATTGCTGTAGAATCCTTTCTTAAAGTGCGCATGAAATTTACAGCTATCCCGGCTATGATTGAACATGTTATGCAAACAGTACAACAAGAAGATATGGCAACACTGGATGATGTATTGAGAACAGATGCATTGGCTCGTGACGTTGCGCGAGAGTGGCTTGCAAATCTGCAGTAAAAAAGTCAGGAAACCGCTCACCATGACAAGATTCAATTTTTCTTAATTAATGAGAGTATCGTGCAGATAAAACCTTCCCCTCAGTGCACTTCTTACACACCCTGACCTGATATGACAATAGCTTATACAATCATTTCTTTCATTATTGCCTTAGGCATACTGATTACATTTCATGAATTTGGTCATTATCTGGTAGCACGCTGGAATGGCGTTAAAGTATTACGATTCTGTATCGGTTTTGGTCAACCGATTTTTCGCAAGCGTTGGGGAAAAGACAAAACAGAATGGGTAATTGCGGCGATTCCATTGGGTGGCTATGTCAAGATGCTGGATGAGAATGAAGGGAAAGTAGCGCATGAAGATTTACCTCGCGCATTTAACCGTCAACCGGTAGCACGCCGTTTTGCCATTGTTGCAGCCGGTCCCATTGCCAATTTTTTGCTAGCTATTGTCTTATACTGGCTACTCTTCATTCTGGGTGTCAATGGAATGAAACCGGTACTTGGCCCAATTGAACCCGCCTCTCCTGCTGCGCATGCAAAATTTGAGCAAGGTGAAACCATTGTCACTATCGAGAATGAACCGGTAGCCAGTTGGCAAGATGCTCGCTGGACCTTATTACGATATGCCATTGATCAATCGGCAAACGTAAAAGTACAAACCATTAATAAAAATGGCGAGATCAATTGGCGGCAATTAGATTTAAGTCAAATTGACCCGGATAATCTCAATGGAAATTTCCTTGGAATTATTGGCCTTAATAGTTATCAGCCTATTCTAAAGCCCGTTATCGGGCAAGTGGTTGCCGATGGCGCTGGTCAGCATGCTGGCTTGTTAGCAGGAGATGAAATTTTAGCCGTCAATGATACTGAAATCCACACCTGGATGGACTTTGTGCAACAGATACGCACAAACCCGGAGCATACTCTGGAACTCGAAATTTTGCGTAATAATCAAGTGACAATAATTGCCATCACACCGGAAGCAACCACAGAAAATGGCAAACAAATAGGCAAGATCGGCGTTGCACCCGTTGTCAATCAAGCAGAATTTGAAGAATTGCTCGTTACAGTCAGTTATCCTCCTGGCAAAGCATTCCAGAAAGCCATTGAGAAGACTTGGGAAACAACCATACTGACATTACAAATGCTATCCAAAATGATTACCGGCGATGTATCTTGGAAGAATGTCAGCGGACCGATTTCAATTGCCGACTATGCAGGCCAGTCTGCGCAGATGGGATTGGTATCCTATTTGGCTTTTCTGGCGCTGATCAGTGTCAGTATCGGTGTTCTGAACTTATTGCCGATCCCAATTCTCGATGGCGGGCATTTAATGTATTATCTCATTGAAATAATTAGAGGAAACCCTCTCTCCGACCAGGCCATTTTGATCGGGCAGAAAATCGGCCTGGCCTTGCTGTTTACACTCATGACATTTGCCATATATAACGATATTAATCGGCTTATTACTGGTTAGATAATGAAATTCCGGTATCTTGTTGCGTTTGTAAGCCTCTTCCATGCTTTCTCATCCTGGGCCAGCGATTCTTTCATTGTTAAGGATATTCGCGTCGAAGGCATACAGCGCACTGAAGCTGGCACAGTATTTAGCTATCTCCCTGTTAAAGTTGGCGATACACTTGATGAAGAAAAAGCAACCGAAGCTATCAAGGCGCTCTATGCAACCGGTTTCTTCAAAGACGTAAAATTAAAATCTGAGAATGGTGTTCTAATCGTGGAGGTTGATGAACGTCCGGCTATTGCACAAATCAGTATTAATGGCGCCAAAGAATTTGAGAAAGACAAATTGCTTGAAGGTCTTAAACAAGCCGGCATATCGGAGTCCCGGATTTTCAGCCGTTCGCTTTTGGATAGAGCCGAACAGGAGTTAAAGCGCCAGTATATCAGCCGAGGGAAATATGCTGTCAAAATCACAACAACGACTACGCCATTGGAACGTAATCGTGTTGCAATTAATTTTGATATTAATGAAGGCCGGACAGCCAGAATTAAGAAAGTAAGTTTTGTCGGTAACGAGAAATTTAAAGATAGCGAGTTGCGCGGCATACTTGTACTCAGAAAACCTGACTTATTAAGCTGGTTCACCAAAAATGATCAATATTCAAAACAGAAGCTATCAGCCGATTTAGAGACACTTCGATCTTATTATCTTGATCGAGGTTATCTCGAATTCAATATTGAATCCACTCAGGTATCCATAACACCTGACTTGCGCGATATCTATATCACGATCAATATTACCGAGGGTGCTCAATATACAGTCTCCGATATCAAAGTAGCTGGAGAACCCCTGTTGCCGGAAGAAGAAATACGTAAACTGATATTACTGAAAAGTGGACAGGTATTTGCACGCCAAAAACTAACCGAATCCGTTAAATTAATTACCGATCGCTTAGGCGATGATGGATATGCATTTGCCAATGTCAATGCTGCACCGGAGTTGGATCATGAAAACCGCCAAGCTGCATTTACATTCTTTATTGACCCCGGCCGGCGTGTCTATATCCGGCGCATCAATATAACCGGCAATGATCGTACACGCGATGAAGTGATACGTCGTGAGTTTCGTCAAATGGAAGGTGCCTGGCATTCCACTAAAAATATTAATATTTCCAAACAACGCGTTGATCGATTATTCTTCTTTAATAGCGTCAATGTGGAAACACCTGCTGTACCCAATAAAACCGATCAGGTTGATGTCAATGTCAAAGTAGAAGAGCGGCCAACCGGATCTATCATGTTTGGTGCGGGTTATTCAGATCGTCAAGGTATTATTTTGAACGGCTCCATTTCACAAAACAATATTTTTGGTACCGGTAACTTTTTTAGCCTTGATGTAAATACAGGTGCGATCAACAAAACTTATGCAGCATCATTTACCAATCCCTATTTTACTGTGAACGGAGTCAGTCTCGGGTTTGATGTCTACAAACGTGACCTGGATACACGTCCGCTATCCCGGGTTGGCACATTCAAAACCGAAACTGTCGGTGCAGGTGTCCGGCTCGGTATACCGATCGCTGAAAATGATATTGTATCTTTAGGTCTGGCGGCAGAAAATACAGTGTTAGGTGTTTTTGCTGACAGCCCGCAACGCAACAAAGATTTCGTTACCGAATTTGGAAAGTCGACCAATAATTTTCCACTCACGCTCAGTTGGGCGCGTGATCGCCGTGACAGTGCAATTTGGACCACTTCAGGAACGACGCACCGTCTATTTGGTGAAGTCAGTGTACCCGGTGGAGATTTGGATTATTATAAAATAAGTTACCATCAAAAATGGTTCTACCCCATTACAGATAATCTTACACTCATGCTGAATGGTGAGTTTGGTTATGGAGACGGGTATACGGGACGTTCACTCCCTTTTTTCAAAAACTTCTTTGCCGGGGGTAATAACTCCGTGAGAGGGTATGATCTGAATTCCTTAGGTCCCCGTGATGATAGAAATCTTTCATTAGGCGGCAGCAAACGCATAGTCGGTAATATCGAAGTGCTCTTCCCGGTTCCCTTCATGAAAGATGATAGATCACTTCGTTTAAGCGCGTTCCTTGATGGCGGTACCGTATTTGCAAGAAATATTGACTTTAATTTAATGCGTTATTCGGCCGGTATTGCGCTCACTTGGGTTTCGCCTATGGGGCCACTGAAAGTCAGTATAGCCGAACCCTTAAACGATCAACCTGTTGATAGATTGCAAGCTTTCCAATTTATGTTTGGACAACAATTCTAAATTTAATTGAGATCCTATCCGGTGAATAACTTGAAACGAATCAATCGATGGTGGTGCATTACGGTTATAGTTCTTATAACCATTGTTTCAACCAGTGGATCCGCTATGGTTCTTGCCGGTGATATCAAAATTGGCGTAGTGAATACTGAAAAGATTTTGCGCGAATCGCTGCCAGCGGTACAGGCGCAAAAGAAAATTGATCAAGAATTTGTGCCGCGTGATGAAGAAATCAAGAAAATGGCTGTTCAGGCCAAAACATTACAAGACAAGCTTGAGAAAGACAGCATTAGCATGGATGAAACGGAACGGCGTAACTTAGAAAGGAATCTTGCCAATCTTAGCCGTGAATATCAGCGCGCGCAAAGACAAATGCGGGAAGATTTTAGTGTGCGTCAAAATGAAGAATACAGTGTAATTCTGGATCGCACCAATCGGGCAATCAGCAAAATTGCTGAAACAGAAAAGTATGATCTGATATTGCAGCTCCAGGATTCAGTTTATAGAAGTCAACGAATTGATATTACAGATAAAGTTATTAAAGCACTCGAAAATGAATAGGACAGAATTCAACATAATCTATTCAAGTGCCATCAATAAAGATCTAGGGCTAAAAGGAAAAAAGTATGAATACCATGAATATTCACGAAATTTTAAAATACCTGCCGCATCGCTATCCGCTTTTATTGGTGGACAAAGTGATTTCTTACGAAGTGGGCAAGGATATCGTTGCATTAAAAAATGTTTCCATCAATGAACCATTCTTTTCGGGGCATTTCCCGCATTATCCGGTCATGCCGGGCGTCCTGATTGTTGAAGCTTTAGCCCAGGCGGCAGCCATTCTAACGCTCAGAACAGTAGATACGATC
Proteins encoded in this window:
- the hemN gene encoding oxygen-independent coproporphyrinogen III oxidase; translation: MHPLFFSGLSSDSLAINSDLIRRFGGHYSDYRLYPGADYFVEAFDAHTYSSWLGNRKSGHFRRPLSLYVHIPFCTSLCFYCHFNQIIPDDDDIKIYLDYLVREIRLQGQFLKDDPKVEQLYFGGGTPTLLSAAQLRDIMKEVRQNFNLVEEGEYCIEIDSRQITHVSLQSLKEMGFNCAIIGVQDFDHLVQQSLQRLQTEDTTLCAIRNAQHAGFKTVRIELIYGLPKQTVKKFEYTLGRIISACPNQINLLNYLHLPEKFKPQRNINQEDLPDTETRLEMLLFAIARLTDAGYSHIGMNLFAKRDDQLIIAQRQGGLHYGLQGYSVHPDGDRIALGISGIGCIGPTFNQNHCDLLQYYDRLERNILPILRGIELSADDLIRRSVMQALICHSVLSFESVEIYFPIEFKHYFATELTELLLYEQAGLITLDDDEIIVTAMGQLLLSSICRVFDKYLRANQQRRNNSMLL
- the fnr gene encoding fumarate/nitrate reduction transcriptional regulator Fnr — protein: MLHDTSLHNHLDISHIRSSCASCSLRELCLPVGLNDHEIQVLGDVVSHKRKIQRGGYLHRTGAKFQSLFAIRSGFLKTCVLEQDGRQQVTGFHMTGELLGLDAISTDTHTCDAIALEDSEVCEIPFAKLEEISRVIPSLMRHFHKIMSREIVRDHGVMLLLGSMKAEERLATFLLNLSRRFLVRGYSESDFNLRMTREEIGSYLGLKLETVSRAFSKLQDENIITVDNKHIQINDIARLRMKMGNSSCAT
- the rpsB gene encoding 30S ribosomal protein S2, which encodes MSVTMRQMLEAGVHFGHQTRFWNPKMAPYIYGHRNKIHIINLEKTLVMYEEAMKYVRQLSANKGVILFVGTKRQARDIVREEATRCGSPYVDQRWLGGMLTNFKTIKQSIKRLQDMETMVQDGTLDKLVKKEALDLHRELDKLNSSLGGIKDMKGLPDALFVIDVGYQKGAITEAKKLGIPVIGVIDTNHNPDGLQYLIPGNDDSSRAIRLYARGVADAVLEGRNQSIQEIVEMSAEAE
- the tsf gene encoding translation elongation factor Ts — translated: MADITASMVKELREMTGLGMMECKKALTETDGDMKAAEDLLRIKSGAKASKAAGRIAAEGVIGAYVSADGQCGALVEVNCETDFVARNEDIIDFSKKLAELIATKNLTEITALSDASLSSGETVETVRKALIMKLGENISIRRCGRHATKGRLAYYLHGTKIGVMVDYSGGDETLGKDIAMHIAASKPMCVSQEQVSADVLAHERQIFTAQAAESGKPANIIEKMVDGRIAKYLAEITLLGQPFVKDPELTIEKLLAKKSAKVNGFTMFVVGEGIEKKSENFAEEVKAQMEQAK
- the pyrH gene encoding UMP kinase, with the protein product MTTVTYKRILLKLSGEALMGEDQYGINHTVMGRIVAEIEEISKLGVEIAIVVGGGNIFRGMKSANDGLERVTADYMGMLATVMNALALQDAMKLVGLVPRIQSALRIEQVVEPYIRGRAMRYLKDGRIVIFAAGTGNPFFTTDTAAALRGMEMNVDIMLKATKVDGIYTSDPKIDSDATRFQKLSFDEAISKNLQVMDATALTLCRDQKLPLNVFSIFKAGALKRIIMGEEEGTLVTV
- the frr gene encoding ribosome recycling factor, translated to MIADVKKSAELKMQKSLEALKVDLSKVRSGRAHTGLLDHITVDYYGAQTPINQLANINLIDARTIGVIPWEKKIANAVEKAIRESDLGLNPMPVGETIRVPMPALTEERRRDLIKVVKHEAEAVRVAMRNIRRDANAHLKELLKSKEISEDDERRGQDEIQKLTDRYITEIDKVLQVKEAELMAV
- the uppS gene encoding polyprenyl diphosphate synthase, with translation MPQGPSSTREIPETGSIPDHIAIIMDGNGRWAQNRYMPRIAGHKQGVETVRGVIKACIERNISYLTLFAFSSENWRRPTDEIASLMQLFLGALEQEITKLHENGICFKVIGDLSKFEPKIIEFIQIGEQLTANNTRLTFTIAANYGGRWDIMQAMQKMMAQSASLPLNFEEENLAQYLSMSYAPEPDLFIRTGGECRISNFLLWQLAYTELYFTNTLWPDFDEHELELAIQSYQQRERRFGRTSEQLQMAISAKG
- a CDS encoding phosphatidate cytidylyltransferase, which translates into the protein MLKARILTAIVVLPLFLSALFFLQNIFWATFLLALAVIGSREWSQLARLSVRKTILFMLLTALVGGELLFQLSESVKIDAYSSDPMWVYILSAAFWLVGAPLYLKQLYVVKNPYIWMLIGWILLLPTCLALYQLRTISPLLLLGFMATIWISDTAAYFTGRSFGKHKLAPTISPNKTWEGVAGALIAVLVYGLVWDYWLNEESLALTLIPLLLFMAILGIIGDLYESLIKRHANVKDSGNILPGHGGILDRIDALTSSLPFAILALLIFYSPA
- the ispC gene encoding 1-deoxy-D-xylulose-5-phosphate reductoisomerase, producing the protein MKTIRQITILGSTGSIGESTLDVIARHPDRFQAFALTANKNVEKMLSQCQRFQPRYAVMLDMKSAEQLTSAIQAARIDTEVLSGIESLERVASLPEVDAVMAAIVGAAGIRPTFAAARTGKLVLLANKETLVMAGRIFIDLVKKHNATLLPIDSEHNAIYQSLPHHFNGNLAAAGISRILLTASGGPFRCAPLASLEKVTPEQACAHPNWDMGQKISVDSATMMNKGLEVIEAHWLFDAPPDNIQVVIHPQSVIHSMVAYVDGSVIAQLGNPDMRTPIAHAMGYPDRIASGVSALDMFKVAHLDFEEPDFERFPCLGLAYQALAAGGNMPAVLNAANEIAVESFLKVRMKFTAIPAMIEHVMQTVQQEDMATLDDVLRTDALARDVAREWLANLQ